From Solidesulfovibrio carbinoliphilus subsp. oakridgensis, the proteins below share one genomic window:
- a CDS encoding LysM peptidoglycan-binding domain-containing protein yields the protein MPSAKPLVVLAFLAFAAPSPLWAGLNVYPADGPAPKLAVETPKPLEYKVQKGDTLAAIAKKFSVGSKEILEANGMADARKLKAGQTLKIPGKTAAPAAVKPAPQAVAAPEAKAAPEPKTLAAAEKPEPKGKKGKKGEAVDPGVEDSTPAPGKKGKKGKAEPAPAPAPAVEIDDKMRSSFGKTGVIGNSTDVPQAIRDEFLRYAVKWVDELDRLGVGTATSKKIKQVGGQWEATYRVIIRESLGAEVKRVQYDHTPYVGHITYIQRVYTCTGPTRQAALAGPFTAKDEAIREIFSYSGKDKAWR from the coding sequence ATGCCAAGCGCCAAACCCCTCGTTGTTCTCGCTTTCCTGGCTTTCGCCGCGCCGAGCCCCCTGTGGGCGGGACTCAATGTCTACCCCGCCGACGGACCGGCTCCCAAACTCGCGGTGGAAACTCCCAAGCCCCTGGAATACAAAGTCCAGAAGGGCGACACCTTGGCTGCCATCGCCAAGAAATTTTCCGTCGGCTCCAAGGAAATCCTGGAAGCCAACGGTATGGCCGATGCCCGCAAGCTCAAGGCCGGACAGACGCTCAAGATCCCGGGCAAGACCGCCGCGCCGGCGGCCGTCAAACCGGCCCCCCAGGCCGTGGCCGCGCCGGAAGCCAAGGCCGCGCCCGAACCCAAGACCCTGGCCGCCGCTGAAAAGCCCGAGCCCAAGGGCAAAAAGGGCAAGAAGGGCGAGGCCGTGGATCCGGGCGTCGAGGACAGCACGCCCGCTCCCGGCAAGAAGGGCAAGAAAGGCAAGGCCGAACCGGCCCCCGCCCCGGCCCCGGCCGTCGAGATCGACGACAAGATGCGTTCGTCGTTCGGCAAGACCGGCGTCATCGGCAACAGCACCGACGTGCCCCAGGCCATCCGCGACGAATTCCTGCGGTATGCCGTCAAGTGGGTGGACGAACTCGACCGCCTCGGCGTGGGCACGGCCACCAGCAAGAAGATCAAGCAGGTCGGCGGCCAGTGGGAAGCCACCTACCGGGTGATCATCCGGGAATCGCTCGGCGCCGAGGTCAAGCGGGTCCAGTACGACCACACGCCCTACGTCGGCCATATCACCTACATCCAACGCGTCTACACCTGCACCGGCCCGACCAGGCAGGCCGCCCTGGCCGGCCCGTTCACGGCCAAGGACGAGGCCATCCGCGAGATCTTCAGCTACTCCGGCAAGGACAAGGCCTGGCGGTAG
- a CDS encoding OmpA family protein: MNKKLQILLVALVALLLGFSGPAMAKKQVPKVDNFIYFIDHSSSMAFSYKGQRYVQFGGVSKIMMAKSLARELNKMTPELGYKAGLYTFAPYKEYAAMAPYSQATMAAAIEKIQTDYSVYGRMTPMGKGLEDLDKLPLSTLSGKTGVFIFSDGDSNCGVDPVAVAQSLKAKYGDNLCFFIVDLSDNKHGQQVLKAIAAMGKCNCYELGEELLRNEAAREKFLECALYEWIEDEIVVFRSIYFDFDKYNIKPEFVPVLEEGTAIIKSKTGMKVVLEGHTDSVGSDQYNMKLGQRRADSVKAFFVKKGIDASRIETISFGESDPVATNKTAQGRALNRRCVIKFKSM; the protein is encoded by the coding sequence ATGAACAAGAAACTGCAGATTTTGTTGGTGGCTTTGGTCGCCCTGCTGCTGGGCTTCAGCGGCCCGGCCATGGCGAAAAAGCAGGTGCCGAAGGTCGATAACTTCATCTATTTTATCGACCATTCCAGCTCCATGGCGTTCTCCTACAAGGGACAGCGCTATGTGCAGTTCGGCGGCGTGTCCAAGATCATGATGGCCAAGTCCCTGGCCCGTGAACTCAACAAGATGACCCCCGAGCTCGGCTACAAGGCCGGCCTGTACACCTTCGCCCCGTACAAAGAGTACGCCGCGATGGCTCCGTACAGCCAGGCCACCATGGCTGCCGCCATCGAAAAGATCCAGACGGACTACAGCGTCTACGGCCGCATGACCCCGATGGGCAAGGGCCTGGAAGACCTGGACAAGCTGCCCCTTTCCACCCTTTCCGGAAAGACCGGCGTGTTCATCTTCTCTGACGGCGACTCCAACTGCGGCGTCGACCCCGTGGCCGTGGCCCAGTCCCTGAAGGCCAAGTACGGCGACAACCTGTGCTTCTTCATCGTCGACCTGTCCGACAACAAGCATGGCCAGCAGGTCCTCAAGGCCATCGCCGCCATGGGCAAGTGCAACTGCTACGAGCTCGGCGAAGAGCTGCTCCGCAACGAGGCCGCCCGCGAGAAGTTCCTCGAGTGCGCCCTCTACGAGTGGATCGAAGACGAAATCGTCGTCTTCCGCAGCATCTACTTCGACTTCGACAAGTACAACATCAAGCCCGAATTCGTGCCCGTCCTTGAAGAAGGCACCGCCATCATCAAGTCGAAGACCGGCATGAAGGTCGTCCTCGAAGGTCACACCGACTCCGTCGGCTCCGACCAGTACAACATGAAGCTCGGTCAGCGCCGCGCCGACTCCGTCAAGGCCTTCTTCGTGAAGAAGGGCATTGACGCCAGCCGCATCGAGACCATCAGCTTCGGCGAGTCCGATCCGGTCGCCACCAACAAGACCGCTCAGGGCCGCGCCCTGAACCGCCGGTGCGTGATCAAGTTCAAGAGCATGTAA
- a CDS encoding insulinase family protein has protein sequence MSRSHGFTVLADETLTEYAARAVRYRHDRTGAEVLSLSLDDANKVFGVAFRTPPANSTGVPHILEHSVLCGSRKYPVKEPFVELLKGSLQTFLNAFTYPDKTCYPVASTNLPDFYNLVDVYLDAVFFPRIPRHVFLQEGWHFEWTEAGELSRSGVVFNEMKGVYSSPDSVLGEFSQRLLFPDTTYGVDSGGDPKVIPTLTYEEFKAFHETYYHPSNARAFFSGDDDPEERLRLLDDYFSRFDARPVDSHVALQEPFAAPRRTEMPYAAAPGQADRAFVTVNWLLPDTADQDRVLVLDVLEHVLIGLPTSPLRKALVDSGLGEDLAGGGLETELRQMFFSVGLKGIKPGTSQEVENLVRGTLTWLADGGLPADAVEAGVNALEFALRENNTGSFPRGLSLMLRALTTWLHDGDPLAPLRFSGPLSRLKDRLAAGEPVLEQAIREYFLDNPHQVTLTLAPDTELDAKRLAAEKEELAAVAAGLDEAGRQKITAIQEELRRLQETPDSPEDLAKIPGLALADLPVVETPIPQEARAGQAATVLLHPLETAGIGYLDLVFPLDGVPDRLVGLVPLFGRALLELGTDRRDAVALTRRIAAKTGGISREAMTASLVGAGPDAVAAKLVFRGKATGDKVPDLLDILEEILTATDFGNRERFTQMAMEARSRLERRLAPAGHATAGSRLRARYTLAGNLSERMRGISQLLYLRELEERITADYDAVRRDLETLREVVLTRAGLVAGLTASAGDMPRFEAAVSGFLDRLPAAAPAPAVWERLVVPGAEGIAIPAQVHYVGVGLDLAATGWTFDGADLVAARYLRMAYLWDRVRVRGGAYGAFCSLDRLTGQAVFVSYRDPNTEATIDIFRGAGRYLMEEPLSDAEMTRAVIGAIGDIDSHMLPDAKGHVALVRRLIGDTPEVRAAMRAQVLAAGTRRFREFGEALDAAAKNAGIVVLGPTPSLDALRVPGLVRLDVL, from the coding sequence ATGTCCCGCAGCCATGGCTTCACCGTCCTTGCCGACGAGACCCTGACCGAATACGCCGCCCGGGCCGTCCGCTACCGCCACGACCGGACCGGCGCCGAAGTCCTGTCCCTCTCCCTCGACGACGCCAACAAGGTCTTCGGCGTGGCCTTTCGCACGCCGCCGGCCAATTCCACCGGCGTGCCCCATATCCTTGAGCATTCGGTCCTGTGCGGCTCGCGCAAATACCCGGTCAAGGAACCCTTCGTGGAACTCCTCAAGGGCTCGCTCCAGACCTTTTTAAACGCCTTCACCTACCCGGACAAGACCTGCTACCCCGTGGCCTCGACCAACCTCCCGGACTTCTACAACCTGGTCGACGTCTACCTCGACGCCGTGTTTTTTCCCCGCATCCCGCGCCACGTCTTTCTCCAGGAGGGCTGGCACTTCGAATGGACCGAGGCCGGGGAGCTTTCCCGAAGCGGCGTGGTCTTCAACGAAATGAAGGGCGTCTATTCCTCGCCCGATTCCGTGCTCGGCGAATTCTCCCAGCGCCTGCTCTTTCCGGACACCACCTACGGCGTGGATTCCGGCGGCGATCCCAAGGTCATCCCGACGCTGACCTACGAGGAATTCAAGGCCTTCCACGAGACCTACTACCATCCCTCCAACGCCCGGGCCTTTTTCTCGGGCGACGACGACCCCGAGGAGCGGCTGCGCCTCCTGGACGACTATTTCAGCCGGTTCGACGCCCGGCCCGTGGACTCCCACGTCGCCCTCCAGGAGCCGTTCGCCGCGCCGCGCCGCACCGAGATGCCCTACGCCGCCGCGCCGGGCCAGGCTGACCGGGCCTTTGTCACGGTCAACTGGCTGCTCCCCGACACGGCCGACCAGGACCGGGTGCTCGTCCTCGACGTCCTGGAGCACGTGCTGATCGGCCTGCCGACCTCGCCCCTGCGAAAGGCCCTGGTGGACAGCGGGTTGGGCGAGGATCTGGCCGGCGGCGGGCTCGAAACCGAACTGCGCCAGATGTTTTTCTCGGTGGGCTTGAAGGGCATCAAACCCGGCACAAGCCAGGAGGTGGAAAATCTCGTGCGCGGCACCCTGACCTGGCTGGCCGACGGCGGTCTGCCGGCCGACGCCGTGGAGGCCGGGGTCAATGCCCTGGAATTCGCGTTGCGGGAGAACAACACCGGCTCTTTCCCGCGCGGGCTGTCCCTGATGCTGCGCGCCCTGACCACCTGGCTCCACGACGGCGATCCCCTGGCCCCGCTGCGGTTCTCCGGGCCGCTTTCGCGCCTCAAGGACCGGCTGGCCGCCGGCGAACCGGTCCTGGAACAGGCCATCCGCGAATATTTCCTGGACAATCCCCACCAGGTCACCCTGACCCTGGCCCCGGACACCGAACTCGACGCCAAACGGCTGGCCGCGGAAAAGGAAGAGCTGGCCGCCGTGGCCGCCGGCCTCGACGAGGCCGGCCGGCAGAAAATCACCGCCATCCAGGAAGAACTGCGCCGGCTCCAGGAAACGCCGGATTCCCCGGAAGACCTGGCCAAGATCCCGGGTCTGGCCCTGGCCGACCTGCCGGTCGTCGAAACGCCCATCCCCCAGGAGGCGCGGGCAGGGCAGGCGGCCACCGTGCTGCTCCATCCCCTGGAAACCGCCGGCATCGGCTATCTTGACCTGGTGTTTCCCCTGGACGGGGTGCCGGACCGGCTGGTGGGGCTGGTGCCGCTTTTCGGCCGGGCCCTGCTCGAACTCGGCACCGACCGCCGGGACGCCGTCGCGCTGACACGGCGTATCGCGGCCAAGACCGGCGGCATCTCCCGCGAGGCCATGACCGCCTCCCTGGTGGGGGCGGGCCCGGACGCCGTGGCCGCCAAGCTGGTTTTTCGCGGCAAGGCCACCGGGGACAAGGTGCCGGACCTGCTCGATATCCTTGAGGAGATCCTGACGGCCACGGATTTCGGCAACCGCGAGCGGTTCACCCAGATGGCCATGGAGGCCCGGTCGCGCCTGGAGCGGCGGCTGGCTCCGGCCGGCCACGCTACGGCCGGTTCGCGGCTTCGCGCCCGCTACACCCTGGCTGGCAACCTGTCAGAGCGCATGCGCGGCATCTCCCAGCTTTTGTACCTGCGCGAACTCGAAGAGCGGATCACGGCCGACTACGACGCCGTGCGCCGCGACCTCGAGACCCTGCGCGAGGTGGTCCTGACCCGGGCCGGGCTGGTGGCCGGCCTCACGGCCTCGGCCGGCGACATGCCCCGTTTCGAGGCCGCCGTGTCGGGATTTCTCGACCGGCTGCCGGCCGCAGCCCCGGCTCCGGCCGTATGGGAACGGCTGGTCGTGCCCGGGGCCGAGGGCATCGCCATCCCGGCCCAGGTCCATTACGTCGGCGTGGGCCTCGATCTGGCCGCCACGGGTTGGACCTTTGACGGCGCGGACCTGGTCGCGGCCCGCTACCTGCGCATGGCCTACCTGTGGGACCGGGTCCGGGTGCGGGGCGGGGCCTACGGCGCCTTTTGCTCCCTCGACCGCCTCACGGGCCAGGCCGTTTTCGTCTCCTACCGCGACCCCAACACCGAGGCCACCATCGACATCTTCCGGGGGGCCGGCCGCTATCTCATGGAGGAGCCCCTCTCGGACGCGGAAATGACCCGGGCCGTCATCGGGGCCATCGGCGACATCGACAGCCACATGCTGCCGGACGCCAAGGGCCATGTGGCCCTGGTCCGCCGCTTGATCGGCGACACGCCCGAGGTCCGGGCCGCCATGCGGGCCCAAGTGCTGGCCGCCGGCACGAGACGCTTCCGGGAATTCGGCGAAGCCCTGGACGCGGCCGCGAAAAACGCCGGCATCGTGGTCCTTGGCCCCACCCCGTCCCTGGACGCGCTGCGCGTGCCGGGCCTTGTCCGGTTGGATGTGCTGTAA
- a CDS encoding PAS domain-containing sensor histidine kinase: MKLEEKIIDYLVFETGRGHRLQTCIVSFLLIVGIALLDNFTATNFSLFTLYLIPILYVVSRNEVFLGYVLTFSCSAISEFLDLVPGEPAEPMVIAWNIFRRTAMLAIIVFFVDMTIKFMRRYHTIVEDQDQFVCRYRPDGTLSFCNNTYVETHGIDRHAMSGYTVYGNLPEEGREQVRQALREISVDRPSFTVEHKIVLADGTLQWQHWNHRAIFNKRNVLTEVQAVGRDVTERKKYQELKEQFDKIMLHDIKGPLTGIIGLSESLLKDPDSTERQRDCLDSIKDAGYRILYMVGSTLDLYKMENGFYSLDKEEVDLFQLVQASVQNYRPHAEAKNMAIDVCLGNKKVCHPLEYKISGDKHLAFSLLENLLKNAIEATPCDENIRILFSSTSKQLCICNKGEVPCEIRDKFFDKFVTSKKLNGTGLGTYSAALIARMHGWGIRLDASVPGQTTICVAFEETA; the protein is encoded by the coding sequence ATGAAACTCGAAGAAAAGATCATCGACTACCTGGTGTTCGAAACAGGCAGGGGGCATCGCCTCCAGACCTGCATCGTCTCGTTTCTTCTCATCGTCGGCATCGCGTTGCTGGATAATTTCACAGCAACGAACTTCAGCCTTTTTACGCTGTATTTGATTCCGATCTTGTATGTGGTTTCCAGGAACGAAGTTTTCCTGGGCTATGTGCTGACGTTCTCATGTTCGGCCATTTCCGAGTTTCTGGATCTGGTGCCCGGCGAGCCGGCGGAGCCAATGGTGATCGCCTGGAATATTTTCAGGCGGACGGCCATGCTCGCCATCATCGTCTTTTTCGTGGACATGACGATCAAGTTCATGCGCCGCTATCATACGATCGTGGAAGACCAGGACCAGTTCGTCTGCCGCTACAGGCCGGACGGGACGTTGTCGTTTTGCAACAACACCTATGTGGAAACGCATGGCATAGACCGCCATGCCATGTCAGGGTACACTGTTTACGGGAATCTTCCGGAAGAGGGCAGGGAACAAGTCCGGCAGGCCTTGCGGGAAATTTCCGTCGACCGGCCGTCCTTCACCGTGGAGCATAAAATCGTCCTGGCCGATGGAACCCTACAATGGCAACACTGGAACCATCGGGCAATTTTCAATAAGAGAAATGTTCTCACGGAAGTGCAGGCCGTTGGCCGGGATGTCACCGAACGCAAGAAGTATCAGGAACTCAAGGAACAGTTCGACAAGATCATGCTCCATGACATCAAGGGGCCTTTGACCGGGATCATCGGCCTGTCGGAGTCGCTGCTCAAGGATCCGGATTCGACGGAAAGGCAAAGGGATTGTCTCGATTCCATCAAGGACGCCGGATACCGAATCCTGTATATGGTCGGCTCGACGTTGGATCTGTATAAAATGGAGAACGGATTTTATTCCCTGGACAAAGAGGAGGTCGATCTGTTCCAGCTGGTCCAGGCCTCCGTGCAGAACTACCGGCCCCATGCCGAAGCGAAGAATATGGCCATAGACGTCTGCCTGGGGAACAAAAAGGTCTGCCATCCGTTGGAGTACAAAATTTCCGGAGACAAGCATCTGGCCTTTTCGCTGCTGGAGAATCTGCTCAAAAACGCCATCGAGGCCACACCGTGCGACGAGAACATCCGTATCCTGTTTTCCAGCACTTCCAAGCAATTGTGCATCTGCAACAAGGGTGAAGTGCCCTGCGAGATCCGGGACAAATTCTTCGACAAGTTCGTTACCTCGAAGAAATTGAACGGAACCGGCCTT